Genomic segment of Desertibacillus haloalkaliphilus:
AGCATAGTTCTCGTGAATCCGGGATAAACTTCTTATTTGGTCCTTCGAAAACCGTAACGCTCGTTTAAAATCATAGACTTTTACTTTTTTCTCAGTTTCTTCTTTTTTTAATTCATCAGCATCCATCTCTCCAGTGGAAATCGCTGATAACAGCGCATCTATTTCACCTTGTGATAAAATGTCAGCCAAGAGCCTCACCTCTCTTTGCTATCCGTTAAGTTCTAATAACTATTGAATCATTAAAGTTGTCGTATAAACGTGGACGACCGATCCTTCTTGCAAGAATTGATTGACCTTTAGTTGTACCTGATCTTCTAATGCCTCTATTCCATCAGGGCCCGAAAGCTGTGATGCTTGCAGCCCAGCTAATTCACGAATGACGATATTACTCACTTGAAAATCTCGTTTTTCTAACTCTGACTTTGCTTTCTTGTTATCCACCTGTATACGAAATTGAATTCTTGCAAAATCATTAGACAATAAATTTGTCGTGATTTCTTCTGTATCCACAGAAAGTTCAATGATATCATCAATCGTCGGCTCAGATGGTGTATCTTCTTTTGAAAAATGGTTAATCAAAACCAACGTGACAACACCTACTAAAGTTAGTGCTAGTATAATAATCAACATAATGTTGACAAGTTTATTTTTAAACAATCACGAGCCCCCCGCATCCTTATCTATGGCAATCAATCCTATGCTTTTATACAAATTATTTATTTTCAGCATAACATCCTCTTCAGAATCTAGCACGACTATTTTATTTCCATTTGTTAATGTAATTGTCGTATCTGGAAAGGATTGAACCTGCTCAATTAATAAAGCATTTAACAGGAATTTTTGCCCATTCAACCGTGTCAAAGTGATCATAAGTAAAATGTAAGGGCTAGAAGCTCTCCTAGCCCTATCCTCCATTCTTAATAAGATTCCTTAACTTCCTTATCGTTTTAAGTTCACTAACTCCTGAAGAATTTCATCTGACGTAGTAATGATTCTAGTATTTGCCTGAAAACCACGCTGTGCGACGATCATTTCGGTAAACTCTTCTGATAGATCGACGTTAGACATCTCTAACGTTCCTGCAACTAGACCACCCGTACCATTTGTCCCTGGTACAACGGGATTCCCACCATCGTTCGGTTCCCCAGAGTTAGCAGTTTCCCGATAAAGGTTATCACCGATCTTTTCCAACCCATCGGGGTTTGCAAATTTAGCTAAACCAATTTGAACAGGATTATCTGCTAACTCACCATCTGCATCAATAATATTTACTGTTCCATCACTGCCGATACTAAAGCTTTGAGAATCATCTGGTATATTAATAGGTGCTCCGTCTGTATCTAACAAGTAAAGACCATCAGAATTCACAATATTTCCATTAGCATCAAGATAAAAGTTCCCCGCTCTCGTAAATGATTCTGCTCCTTCACCTTGACCATCTTGATCTCTTTCTGCTACAACAAAGAAACCATCACCGGAGATCCCTAAATCTAATTCTCTACCAGTATTCTGTAAGCTCCCTTGTGTATGTATCGTATCGATCGAAGACAATTGCGAACCTAAACCAACCTGTCTTGGATTGACTCCCCCACGATTGTCTCCGGGACCAGTTGCACCAGCCAATTGCTGGCTCACTAAATCACTAAATGTCGTACGACCTTTTTTATAACCAAAGGTATTGACATTTGCGATATTATTCCCAATCACATCCAACTTTGTTTGCGAGTTTTTCATACCAGAGATCCCTGAATACATTGATCTTAACATTGAATACTCCTCCTCTTTCTTCAACTACATCCGTCGTTTAGTAGTTGCACCGGCTTCCTCCTAGAGGTCCAGCCGTTATTAAATTAGTATTGCGC
This window contains:
- the fliL gene encoding flagellar basal body-associated protein FliL, with amino-acid sequence MFKNKLVNIMLIIILALTLVGVVTLVLINHFSKEDTPSEPTIDDIIELSVDTEEITTNLLSNDFARIQFRIQVDNKKAKSELEKRDFQVSNIVIRELAGLQASQLSGPDGIEALEDQVQLKVNQFLQEGSVVHVYTTTLMIQ
- a CDS encoding flagellar FlbD family protein yields the protein MITLTRLNGQKFLLNALLIEQVQSFPDTTITLTNGNKIVVLDSEEDVMLKINNLYKSIGLIAIDKDAGGS
- the flgG gene encoding flagellar basal body rod protein FlgG is translated as MLRSMYSGISGMKNSQTKLDVIGNNIANVNTFGYKKGRTTFSDLVSQQLAGATGPGDNRGGVNPRQVGLGSQLSSIDTIHTQGSLQNTGRELDLGISGDGFFVVAERDQDGQGEGAESFTRAGNFYLDANGNIVNSDGLYLLDTDGAPINIPDDSQSFSIGSDGTVNIIDADGELADNPVQIGLAKFANPDGLEKIGDNLYRETANSGEPNDGGNPVVPGTNGTGGLVAGTLEMSNVDLSEEFTEMIVAQRGFQANTRIITTSDEILQELVNLKR